The proteins below are encoded in one region of Engystomops pustulosus chromosome 8, aEngPut4.maternal, whole genome shotgun sequence:
- the LOC140076201 gene encoding uncharacterized protein, whose product MEKEQVYVCAKEGAWEGGHDPGARDPQNDPIPRSSAEHLISSGMKANDCGITQDPNNESARSKDLPSALHSNDPSSDPIALGICSDTSQTKRKRKSHQREAKHPGASPGEKTFSCLECGKCFPWKSALMLHLRTHTGEKPFSCSECGECFIRKAVLMTHLRTHTGEKPFSCSECGKCFKEKSVLLRHEQMHTGEKLLPCSECGQRCLDKTALSAHMRTHTGEKPYSCSECGKCFAHKSLLQRHQRTHTGVKPFSCSECGKCFARKSTLVIHERIHTGEKPFSCSECGKCFTQEPQLVAHLRIHTGEKPFSCSVCGKQFSDLSGLIQHQRIHTAKLM is encoded by the exons ATGGAGAAAGAGCAGGTCTATGTATGTGCGAaggagggagcctgggaaggaggacatgacccTGGTGCCAGGGACCCCCAGAATG ATCCCATCCCCCGCAGCTCAGCAGAACATCTGATATCTTCCGGTATGAAAGCCAATgattgtgggatcacacaagatCCAAATAACGAAAGCGCCAGGAGCAAAGATTTACCCTCCGCTCTTCACAGCAACGATCCATCATCTGATCCTATTGCATTGGGCATCTGTTCTGATACATCCCAGACCAAGAGGAAGAGAAAAAGTCACCAAAGAGAAGCGAAACATCCAGGAGCTTCCCCAGGGGAGAAGACATTTTCATGTttggaatgtggcaaatgttttccatGGAAATCAGCTCTAATGCTCCAtttgagaactcacacaggggagaagccattttcatgctcagaatgtggtGAATGTTTTATTCGGAAAGCAGTTCTAATGACCcatctgagaactcacacaggggagaagccattttcatgctcagaatgtggcaaatgttttaaagaaaaatctgTACTTTTGAGACATGAACAAatgcacacaggggagaagctttTACCCTGCTCAGAATGTGGCCAACGTTGTCTTGATAAAACAGCGCTTTCCGCACAcatgagaactcacacaggggagaaaccatattcatgttcagaatgtggaaaatgctttGCTCATAAGTCTCTTCTTCAaagacatcaaagaactcacacaggggtgaagccattttcatgttcagaatgtggcaaatgcttCGCTCGTAAATCGACGCTTGtgatacatgagagaattcacacaggggagaagccattttcatgttcagaatgtgggaaatgttttacacagGAACCACAGCTTGTTGcacatctgagaattcacacaggggagaagccattttcatgttcagtatGTGGCAAACAATTTTCAGATCTATCAGGTCTTattcaacatcagagaattcacacagcaaAACTAATGTAA